In Ovis aries strain OAR_USU_Benz2616 breed Rambouillet chromosome 8, ARS-UI_Ramb_v3.0, whole genome shotgun sequence, a single window of DNA contains:
- the CD164 gene encoding sialomucin core protein 24 isoform X1 — translation MSGLSRPLLLAVGYLAALCVITAARNTTVTPNVTTPSSPPPTTATVPVSPTTLTPPPVTTPAPDICGSRNSCISCVDGNATCFWIECKGKSYCSDNSTVSDCKVVNTTGFCAVPTTTPTPTNSTAKTTTLPSTTTTSTTATTSGTANTTLTPTIQPMRKSTFDAASFIGGIVLVLGVQAVIFFLYKFCKSKERNYHTL, via the exons ATGTCTGGGCTCTCTCGCCCGCTGCTTTTGGCCGTCGGCTACCTGGCCGCGCTCTGCGTGATCACAGCGGCCAGGAACACCACCGTGACCCCGAACGTGACTACACCCTCGTCTCCACCGCCCACCACCGCGACAGTCCCGGTGTCACCGACGACTCTCACGCCGCCGCCGGTCACCACTCCAGCACCAG ATATCTGTGGAAGCCGAAACAGTTGTATTTCCTGTGTTGATGGTAATGCTACCTGCTTTTGGATAGAATGTAAAG GTAAAAGCTACTGCTCAGATAATTCAACAGTTAGTGATTGCAAGGTGGTGAATACCACAGGATTCTGTGCTG tgcCCACTACCACACCAACGCCAACCAATTCTACAG CTAAAACCACAACTCTGCCTTCCACTACTACAACTTCCACCACAGCTACTACGTCAG GTACAGCTAATACCACTTTAACTCCAACTATACAACCTATGCGGAAGTCTACCTTTGATGCAGCCAGTTTCATCGGAGGAATTGTCCTTGTCTTGGGTGTGCaggctgtaattttctttctctataaattCTGCAAATCTAAAGAACGAAACTACCACACTCTGTAA
- the CD164 gene encoding sialomucin core protein 24 isoform X2 has translation MSGLSRPLLLAVGYLAALCVITAARNTTVTPNVTTPSSPPPTTATVPVSPTTLTPPPVTTPAPDICGSRNSCISCVDGNATCFWIECKGKSYCSDNSTVSDCKVVNTTGFCAAKTTTLPSTTTTSTTATTSGTANTTLTPTIQPMRKSTFDAASFIGGIVLVLGVQAVIFFLYKFCKSKERNYHTL, from the exons ATGTCTGGGCTCTCTCGCCCGCTGCTTTTGGCCGTCGGCTACCTGGCCGCGCTCTGCGTGATCACAGCGGCCAGGAACACCACCGTGACCCCGAACGTGACTACACCCTCGTCTCCACCGCCCACCACCGCGACAGTCCCGGTGTCACCGACGACTCTCACGCCGCCGCCGGTCACCACTCCAGCACCAG ATATCTGTGGAAGCCGAAACAGTTGTATTTCCTGTGTTGATGGTAATGCTACCTGCTTTTGGATAGAATGTAAAG GTAAAAGCTACTGCTCAGATAATTCAACAGTTAGTGATTGCAAGGTGGTGAATACCACAGGATTCTGTGCTG CTAAAACCACAACTCTGCCTTCCACTACTACAACTTCCACCACAGCTACTACGTCAG GTACAGCTAATACCACTTTAACTCCAACTATACAACCTATGCGGAAGTCTACCTTTGATGCAGCCAGTTTCATCGGAGGAATTGTCCTTGTCTTGGGTGTGCaggctgtaattttctttctctataaattCTGCAAATCTAAAGAACGAAACTACCACACTCTGTAA